A single genomic interval of Lathyrus oleraceus cultivar Zhongwan6 chromosome 7, CAAS_Psat_ZW6_1.0, whole genome shotgun sequence harbors:
- the LOC127100975 gene encoding tRNA ligase 1 isoform X1 gives MSAPQRLLCNLSHILPSFPFSTFQSRTFISLPFSHPYSTLSPSLLIMHRNQRSGEQRWKPKPKTEPQVSSIGDAETVTNKLSGIHIGENSGQTKVQHANKVINSQGSTAIWKPKSYGTVSGGATVTNVESTPVGKGNVGGSGNGVDVASTQKSGGSAVLSKLFSGNLLENFTVDSSTYGHAQIRATFYPKFENEKSDQETRSRMIELVSKGAATLEVSLKHSGSLFMYAGHEGGAYAKNSFGNIYTAVGVFVLGRMFREAWATKASEMQAEFNNFLERNHMCISMELVTAVLGDHGQRPHEDYVVVTAVTELGNGKPKFYSTPEIIAFCRKWRLPTNHVWLFSTRKSASSFFAAYDALCEEGTATSVCKALDEIADVSVPGSKDHVKAQGEILEGLVARLVNQDSSNHIEKILKEFPPPPADGAALDFGPSLREICAANRSDEKQQMKALLENVGSSFCPDYSDWSGTDAGDMHSRNADKSVVSKFLQAHPTDYSTKKLQEIIRLMKEKRLPAAFKCYHNFHKVGAISNDDLFYKMVIHVHSDSAFRRYQKEMRHRPGLWPLYRGFFVDINLFKADKGKVAEISKNSSINESDSTSIERDDFADEDANLMVKLKFLTYKLRTFLIRNGLSILFKEGPGAYKAYYLRQMKIWGTSQGKQRELSKMLDEWAVYIRRKCGNKQLSSSIYLSEAEPFLEQFAKRSPQNQALIGSAGSLVRTEDFLAIVEGGQDEEGDLVSERDIAPSGPNISVKDTVPKDEGMIVFFPGIPGCAKSALCKELLNAPGGLLGDDRPVHSLMGDLIKGKYWQKVAEERKKKPKSIMLADKNAPNEEVWRQIEDMCHRTRASAVPVVPESEGTDSNPFSLDALAVFVFRVLQRVNHPGNLDKASPNAGYVLLMFYHLYDGKSRKEFEGELVDRFGSLVKIPLLKSDRNPLPEAVQCILEEGIDLYKLHTRRHGRLESTKGTYTKEWMKWETQLRDILSRNADYFNSVQVPFEFAVKQVLEQLRNIAKGDYTPPDTEKRKFGTIVFAALNLPVIEIQGVLNNFAKNNPKIDAFLRDKHLENLNRAHLTLAHKRSHGIKAVADYGLWLHKEVPVELTALLFSDKMAAFEAFPGSVEGEKILPKNAWPHITLWTSQGVSAKEANMLPQLFAEGKANRIDFNPPINISGTVEFY, from the exons ATGTCGGCACCGCAAAGACTACTCTGCAATCTCTCTCACATTCTACCTTCTTTTCCTTTCTCTACCTTCCAATCTAGAACCTTCATTTCCCTTCCATTCTCTCACCCTTACTCGACCCTATCTCCCTCACTACTAATAATGCATCGCAATCAG CGAAGTGGAGAACAAAGATGGAAACCGAAACCAAAAACTGAACCGCAAGTATCGTCTATTGGAGATGCGGAAACCGTTACTAACAAACTTTCGGGAATTCATATTGGTGAAAATAGCGGGCAAACGAAGGTTCAACATGCTAATAAGGTGATTAATTCCCAAGGTTCAACGGCGATTTGGAAACCGAAATCTTATGGAACTGTTAGTGGAGGAGCCACTGTAACTAATGTTGAAAGCACACCGGTGGGTAAAGGGAATGTTGGTGGTTCAGGCAATGGTGTTGACGTGGCTTCGACTCAGAAAAGTGGTGGTAGTGCTGTTTTGAGTAAGTTGTTTAGCGGTAATCTGTTGGAGAATTTTACTGTTGATAGTTCCACTTATGGACATGCTCAAATCAGAGCAACTTTCTACCCCaagtttgaaaatgaaaagtCGGATCAGGAG ACAAGGTCAAGGATGATTGAGCTGGTATCAAAAGGTGCAGCTACGTTAGAG GTTTCACTTAAACACTCTGGTTCTCTTTTTATGTATGCGGGTCATGAGGGTGGAGCTTATGCAAAAAACAGTTTTGGAAATAT ATATACTGCTGTTGGTGTATTTGTTCTTGGGCGGATGTTTCGTGAGGCTTGGGCAACCAAGGCTTCAGAAATGCAGGCTGAATTTAATAATTTTCTTGAG AGAAACCATATGTGCATTTCAATGGAATTAGTAACTGCTGTTCTCGGAGACCATGGACAGCGTCCTCATGAAGATTACG TGGTGGTTACAGCAGTCACTGAATTGGGCAATGGGAAGCCAAAGTTCTATTCAACCCCCGAGATAATCGCTTTTTGCAGAAAATGGCGATTACCAACAAATCATGTGTGGTTGTTCTCAACAAG AAAATCAGCTTCTTCCTTCTTTGCTGCCTATGATGCCTTATGTGAGGAAGGTACTGCAACTTCTGTATGCAAGGCTCTTGATGAAATTGCAGACGTATCTGTACCAG GTTCAAAAGACCATGTGAAAGCCCAAGGTGAAATTTTAGAAGGTCTTGTGGCTCGTCTTGTGAACCAAGATAGTTCAAACCATATAGAGAAAATTTTGAAGGAATTTCCTCCTCCACCTGCTGATGGAG CTGCCCTTGATTTCGGTCCAAGTCTAAGGGAAATTTGTGCTGCCAATAGATCTGATGAAAAACAG CAAATGAAAGCGCTTCTTGAGAACGTTGGTAGCTCATTTTGTCCTGACTACTCAGACTGGTCTGGGACTGATGCTGGTGATATGCATTCAAGAAATGCAGACAAATCTGTTGTTTCAAAATTTTTACAAGCCCATCCGACAGACTATTCGACAAAAAAATTGCAG GAAATCATTCGGTTGATGAAGGAAAAACGCCTGCCTGCTGCATTCAAATGTTATCATAACTTCCACAAAGTTGGTGCCATATCAAATGACGATCTTTTCTATAAAATGGTCATTCATGTGCACAGTGATTCTGCTTTCCGGAGATACCAAAAAGAGATGAG GCATAGACCAGGATTATGGCCACTTTATCGAG GATTTTTTGTTGATATCAATTTATTCAAGGCAGACAAGGGGAAAGTTGCCGAAATTTCTAAGAACAGCAGTATAAATGAAAGTGATAGCACCAGTATTGAAAGAGATGACTTTGCTGACGAAGATGCAAATTTAATGGTCAAATTGAAGTTTCTTACATATAAG TTGCGAACTTTTCTCATTCGAAATGGCTTGTCAATTCTATTTAAAGAAGGTCCAGGTGCTTACAAGGCTTATTACCTGAG ACAAATGAAAATATGGGGAACCTCTCAAGGAAAGCAAAGAGAACTTAGCAAGATGCTTGATGAATG GGCTGTCTATATAAGAAGAAAGTGTGGAAATAAGCAACTTTCATCATCAATATATCTTAGTGAAGCTGAACCTTTCCTTGAACAGTTTGCAAAACGTAGTCCACAGAACCAAGCTCTAATAGGTTCTGCTGGTAGTTTAGTTAGGACTGAAGATTTCTTGGCCATTGTTGAGGGAGGCCAGGATGAAGAAGGTGATCTTGTATCAGAGCGGGATATAGCACCATCAGGGCCTAATATCTCAGTCAAAGATACAGTTCCAAAAGATGAAGGGATGATTGTATTTTTTCCTG GAATACCAGGTTGTGCAAAGTCCGCCCTTTGCAAAGAATTGCTAAATGCACCAGGAGGACTACTAGGAGATGATCGACCAGTTCATAGTCTCATGGGTGATCTGATTAAAG GAAAATATTGGCAGAAAGTTGCTGAGGAGCGTAAAAAGAAACCGAAGTCTATAATGCTTGCTGACAAAAATGCCCCGAATGAAGAAGTTTGGAGACAG ATCGAAGACATGTGTCACAGAACCAGGGCATCTGCTGTCCCAGTTGTGCCTGAATCTGAAG gaaCTGATTCAAATCCATTTTCCCTTGATGCATTAGCTGTTTTCGTGTTTCGTGTGCTTCAACGAGTCAATCATCCA GGAAATCTTGACAAGGCCTCTCCAAATGCTGGTTATGTGCTGTTAATGTTCTATCACCTTTATGATGGCAAG AGCCGCAAAGAGTTTGAGGGTGAATTAGTTGACCGTTTTGGGTCGCTTGTGAAGATTCCATTATTGAAATCTGATAG GAACCCCCTTCCCGAGGCAGTGCAGTGCATTTTGGAGGAAGGAATTGATCTATATAAGCTTCACACTAGAAGACATGGAAG GTTGGAATCTACCAAGGGTACGTACACAAAAGAATGGATGAAATGGGAGACACAATTACGGGATATTCTCTCTCGAAATGCTGATTATTTTAATTCAGTTCAG GTTCCATTTGAGTTCGCAGTCAAGCAAGTGTTGGAACAATTGAGAAACATTGCCAAGGGAGATTACACACCTCCAGATACTGAAAAGAGGAAGTTTGGCACCATTGTTTTTGCTGCTCTCAATCTGCCAGTTATTGAGATTCAAGGTGTCCTAAATAAT TTTGCCAAGAATAATCCGAAGATTGATGCGTTCCTTAGAGACAAACATTTAGAGAATCTTAATCGAGCTCACCTTACTCTCGCCCACAAAAGAAGTCATGGCATTAAAGCTGTTGCTGATTATGGTCTGTGGCTGCATAAAGAGGTACCAGTGGAGTTGACAGCATTGCTCTTCTCAGATAAAATGGCTGCATTCGAAGCTTTTCCTGGCTCAGTAGAAGGAGAGAAGATACTTCCAAAAAATGCATGGCCCCATATTACCTTGTGGACTAGTCAAGGGGTTTCAGCCAAGGAGGCCAACATGTTACCGCAGTTGTTTGCAGAGGGAAAAGCAAATCGGATTGACTTCAATCCTCCCATCAATATATCCGGCACGGTTGAGTTTTACTGA
- the LOC127100975 gene encoding tRNA ligase 1 isoform X2 — MFREAWATKASEMQAEFNNFLERNHMCISMELVTAVLGDHGQRPHEDYVVVTAVTELGNGKPKFYSTPEIIAFCRKWRLPTNHVWLFSTRKSASSFFAAYDALCEEGTATSVCKALDEIADVSVPGSKDHVKAQGEILEGLVARLVNQDSSNHIEKILKEFPPPPADGAALDFGPSLREICAANRSDEKQQMKALLENVGSSFCPDYSDWSGTDAGDMHSRNADKSVVSKFLQAHPTDYSTKKLQEIIRLMKEKRLPAAFKCYHNFHKVGAISNDDLFYKMVIHVHSDSAFRRYQKEMRHRPGLWPLYRGFFVDINLFKADKGKVAEISKNSSINESDSTSIERDDFADEDANLMVKLKFLTYKLRTFLIRNGLSILFKEGPGAYKAYYLRQMKIWGTSQGKQRELSKMLDEWAVYIRRKCGNKQLSSSIYLSEAEPFLEQFAKRSPQNQALIGSAGSLVRTEDFLAIVEGGQDEEGDLVSERDIAPSGPNISVKDTVPKDEGMIVFFPGIPGCAKSALCKELLNAPGGLLGDDRPVHSLMGDLIKGKYWQKVAEERKKKPKSIMLADKNAPNEEVWRQIEDMCHRTRASAVPVVPESEGTDSNPFSLDALAVFVFRVLQRVNHPGNLDKASPNAGYVLLMFYHLYDGKSRKEFEGELVDRFGSLVKIPLLKSDRNPLPEAVQCILEEGIDLYKLHTRRHGRLESTKGTYTKEWMKWETQLRDILSRNADYFNSVQVPFEFAVKQVLEQLRNIAKGDYTPPDTEKRKFGTIVFAALNLPVIEIQGVLNNFAKNNPKIDAFLRDKHLENLNRAHLTLAHKRSHGIKAVADYGLWLHKEVPVELTALLFSDKMAAFEAFPGSVEGEKILPKNAWPHITLWTSQGVSAKEANMLPQLFAEGKANRIDFNPPINISGTVEFY; from the exons ATGTTTCGTGAGGCTTGGGCAACCAAGGCTTCAGAAATGCAGGCTGAATTTAATAATTTTCTTGAG AGAAACCATATGTGCATTTCAATGGAATTAGTAACTGCTGTTCTCGGAGACCATGGACAGCGTCCTCATGAAGATTACG TGGTGGTTACAGCAGTCACTGAATTGGGCAATGGGAAGCCAAAGTTCTATTCAACCCCCGAGATAATCGCTTTTTGCAGAAAATGGCGATTACCAACAAATCATGTGTGGTTGTTCTCAACAAG AAAATCAGCTTCTTCCTTCTTTGCTGCCTATGATGCCTTATGTGAGGAAGGTACTGCAACTTCTGTATGCAAGGCTCTTGATGAAATTGCAGACGTATCTGTACCAG GTTCAAAAGACCATGTGAAAGCCCAAGGTGAAATTTTAGAAGGTCTTGTGGCTCGTCTTGTGAACCAAGATAGTTCAAACCATATAGAGAAAATTTTGAAGGAATTTCCTCCTCCACCTGCTGATGGAG CTGCCCTTGATTTCGGTCCAAGTCTAAGGGAAATTTGTGCTGCCAATAGATCTGATGAAAAACAG CAAATGAAAGCGCTTCTTGAGAACGTTGGTAGCTCATTTTGTCCTGACTACTCAGACTGGTCTGGGACTGATGCTGGTGATATGCATTCAAGAAATGCAGACAAATCTGTTGTTTCAAAATTTTTACAAGCCCATCCGACAGACTATTCGACAAAAAAATTGCAG GAAATCATTCGGTTGATGAAGGAAAAACGCCTGCCTGCTGCATTCAAATGTTATCATAACTTCCACAAAGTTGGTGCCATATCAAATGACGATCTTTTCTATAAAATGGTCATTCATGTGCACAGTGATTCTGCTTTCCGGAGATACCAAAAAGAGATGAG GCATAGACCAGGATTATGGCCACTTTATCGAG GATTTTTTGTTGATATCAATTTATTCAAGGCAGACAAGGGGAAAGTTGCCGAAATTTCTAAGAACAGCAGTATAAATGAAAGTGATAGCACCAGTATTGAAAGAGATGACTTTGCTGACGAAGATGCAAATTTAATGGTCAAATTGAAGTTTCTTACATATAAG TTGCGAACTTTTCTCATTCGAAATGGCTTGTCAATTCTATTTAAAGAAGGTCCAGGTGCTTACAAGGCTTATTACCTGAG ACAAATGAAAATATGGGGAACCTCTCAAGGAAAGCAAAGAGAACTTAGCAAGATGCTTGATGAATG GGCTGTCTATATAAGAAGAAAGTGTGGAAATAAGCAACTTTCATCATCAATATATCTTAGTGAAGCTGAACCTTTCCTTGAACAGTTTGCAAAACGTAGTCCACAGAACCAAGCTCTAATAGGTTCTGCTGGTAGTTTAGTTAGGACTGAAGATTTCTTGGCCATTGTTGAGGGAGGCCAGGATGAAGAAGGTGATCTTGTATCAGAGCGGGATATAGCACCATCAGGGCCTAATATCTCAGTCAAAGATACAGTTCCAAAAGATGAAGGGATGATTGTATTTTTTCCTG GAATACCAGGTTGTGCAAAGTCCGCCCTTTGCAAAGAATTGCTAAATGCACCAGGAGGACTACTAGGAGATGATCGACCAGTTCATAGTCTCATGGGTGATCTGATTAAAG GAAAATATTGGCAGAAAGTTGCTGAGGAGCGTAAAAAGAAACCGAAGTCTATAATGCTTGCTGACAAAAATGCCCCGAATGAAGAAGTTTGGAGACAG ATCGAAGACATGTGTCACAGAACCAGGGCATCTGCTGTCCCAGTTGTGCCTGAATCTGAAG gaaCTGATTCAAATCCATTTTCCCTTGATGCATTAGCTGTTTTCGTGTTTCGTGTGCTTCAACGAGTCAATCATCCA GGAAATCTTGACAAGGCCTCTCCAAATGCTGGTTATGTGCTGTTAATGTTCTATCACCTTTATGATGGCAAG AGCCGCAAAGAGTTTGAGGGTGAATTAGTTGACCGTTTTGGGTCGCTTGTGAAGATTCCATTATTGAAATCTGATAG GAACCCCCTTCCCGAGGCAGTGCAGTGCATTTTGGAGGAAGGAATTGATCTATATAAGCTTCACACTAGAAGACATGGAAG GTTGGAATCTACCAAGGGTACGTACACAAAAGAATGGATGAAATGGGAGACACAATTACGGGATATTCTCTCTCGAAATGCTGATTATTTTAATTCAGTTCAG GTTCCATTTGAGTTCGCAGTCAAGCAAGTGTTGGAACAATTGAGAAACATTGCCAAGGGAGATTACACACCTCCAGATACTGAAAAGAGGAAGTTTGGCACCATTGTTTTTGCTGCTCTCAATCTGCCAGTTATTGAGATTCAAGGTGTCCTAAATAAT TTTGCCAAGAATAATCCGAAGATTGATGCGTTCCTTAGAGACAAACATTTAGAGAATCTTAATCGAGCTCACCTTACTCTCGCCCACAAAAGAAGTCATGGCATTAAAGCTGTTGCTGATTATGGTCTGTGGCTGCATAAAGAGGTACCAGTGGAGTTGACAGCATTGCTCTTCTCAGATAAAATGGCTGCATTCGAAGCTTTTCCTGGCTCAGTAGAAGGAGAGAAGATACTTCCAAAAAATGCATGGCCCCATATTACCTTGTGGACTAGTCAAGGGGTTTCAGCCAAGGAGGCCAACATGTTACCGCAGTTGTTTGCAGAGGGAAAAGCAAATCGGATTGACTTCAATCCTCCCATCAATATATCCGGCACGGTTGAGTTTTACTGA